One Deinococcus sp. Leaf326 DNA segment encodes these proteins:
- a CDS encoding spore photoproduct lyase family protein: MPPRSPLDIRQIYVEPRAAELPRGQEILTRFPQAERIEVASHWNIPGLHGNAGLVGDWLRIKRQVLVLGTRKTLTLRPNGRSADFIAPGMANGCALSCAYCYVPRHKGYANPITTFANIEDVSRALERHAQKQGPKPEPNSVDPHAWVYDLGENSDLSVDALISDNVRDLVTLFRRLPNARASFATKYVNRELLTYDPQGRTRIRFSLMPAQTARVVDIGTSPMPERLAAINDFVEAGYEVHLNFSPVIIFEGWTTAYRELFDQVDAVLSSKAKAQLAAEVIFLTHNAGLHEVNLGWHPKGEALLWTPQWQETKQSEYGGVNLRYRRGLKGKAVERFTTLLRERLPYCTIRYAF, translated from the coding sequence ATGCCTCCTCGCTCTCCCCTCGACATCCGGCAGATCTATGTCGAGCCACGCGCAGCCGAGCTGCCCCGAGGACAGGAGATCCTGACCCGCTTCCCACAGGCCGAGCGGATCGAGGTCGCCTCCCACTGGAATATCCCCGGCCTCCATGGCAACGCCGGGCTCGTGGGGGACTGGCTGCGCATCAAGCGCCAGGTCCTGGTGCTGGGCACCCGCAAGACCCTCACGCTGAGGCCCAATGGCCGCTCGGCAGACTTCATTGCCCCGGGCATGGCCAACGGCTGCGCGTTGTCCTGCGCTTACTGTTACGTCCCTCGCCACAAAGGCTATGCCAACCCCATCACCACCTTCGCCAATATCGAAGACGTCTCCCGGGCCCTGGAGCGCCACGCCCAAAAACAGGGTCCCAAGCCGGAGCCCAACTCGGTCGACCCGCACGCCTGGGTCTACGACCTCGGGGAGAACAGCGACCTGAGCGTCGATGCCCTGATCTCGGATAACGTGCGCGACCTCGTCACGCTGTTCCGGAGGCTACCGAACGCCAGAGCCTCCTTCGCCACGAAGTACGTCAACCGGGAGTTGCTGACCTACGATCCGCAGGGCCGGACCCGCATCCGCTTTTCATTGATGCCCGCGCAGACGGCCCGCGTGGTGGACATCGGCACCTCTCCCATGCCCGAGCGCCTCGCCGCGATCAACGACTTCGTCGAGGCCGGCTACGAGGTGCACCTGAACTTCTCGCCCGTCATCATCTTCGAAGGCTGGACCACCGCCTACCGCGAGCTGTTCGACCAAGTGGACGCTGTACTCTCCTCGAAGGCCAAAGCGCAGTTGGCGGCAGAGGTCATCTTCCTGACCCACAACGCGGGACTGCACGAGGTCAACCTCGGCTGGCATCCGAAGGGGGAGGCCCTGCTGTGGACACCACAGTGGCAGGAGACGAAACAGTCCGAGTATGGGGGCGTCAACCTGCGGTACCGGCGGGGCCTCAAGGGCAAGGCCGTCGAGCGCTTCACCACCCTGTTGCGCGAACGTCTGCCGTACTGCACCATCCGC
- a CDS encoding competence protein CoiA, with translation MPLRAQLDDQTVQAWQYDPPTWAHLKQTYRQHTLRTSCCDQPAIPKTSTLGTPFFAHARRGPCTTAPETQEHLLLKAQVALAAHDAGWTVTTEYPGHTPTGEPWVADVYAERQTPTGTQRIAIEIQWSPQSLQETQHRQERYARSGIHALWLMRRLPTDTDDLPSDSQLPLFLLDGTGPDFLVQPMEAPLSTFIQGALGGQLLYWPRQPGPARLGLSTFTMPCWRCHRTISLIGQIHLQHPRYPHVTFWVPWATQSSVGDSDEGSAAFQALLVDRLDDQHRATLGLGTLKIRSSRTLQDAYLSQGCPHCDALQGDHFVNQHLLEALREDTLQAAPLWWPVSLTSDLMHSASAWFFLSRTSGP, from the coding sequence ATGCCTTTGCGTGCCCAACTTGACGATCAGACCGTTCAGGCCTGGCAGTACGATCCCCCCACCTGGGCGCACCTCAAACAGACCTACCGCCAACACACCCTACGCACCAGCTGCTGCGACCAACCTGCCATTCCCAAGACCAGCACGCTGGGCACCCCCTTCTTCGCCCATGCCCGCCGCGGCCCCTGCACCACCGCCCCAGAAACCCAGGAGCATCTCCTCCTCAAAGCCCAGGTCGCCCTGGCCGCACACGACGCCGGCTGGACCGTCACCACGGAGTACCCCGGACACACCCCGACCGGAGAACCCTGGGTGGCCGACGTCTACGCAGAACGCCAAACGCCCACCGGCACTCAGCGCATCGCCATTGAGATCCAATGGTCCCCACAGTCGCTGCAAGAGACACAGCACCGTCAGGAACGCTACGCACGAAGTGGCATCCATGCCCTCTGGCTCATGCGGCGCTTGCCGACCGACACCGATGACCTGCCCTCCGACTCCCAGTTGCCCCTCTTCCTCCTGGATGGCACGGGGCCAGACTTCTTGGTGCAGCCCATGGAGGCGCCCCTCTCCACCTTCATCCAGGGCGCCCTCGGCGGCCAACTCCTGTATTGGCCCCGACAGCCCGGGCCAGCGCGACTGGGCCTCTCTACGTTCACCATGCCCTGCTGGCGCTGTCACCGCACGATCTCCCTGATCGGCCAGATCCATCTCCAACATCCCCGCTACCCGCACGTCACCTTCTGGGTCCCCTGGGCCACCCAGAGCTCCGTCGGCGACAGTGACGAGGGCAGCGCAGCCTTCCAGGCCCTGCTCGTAGACCGCCTCGATGACCAGCACCGCGCGACCCTCGGCCTCGGCACACTCAAGATCCGGTCCAGTCGCACCCTTCAAGACGCGTATCTCAGCCAGGGCTGCCCCCACTGTGATGCCCTCCAGGGCGATCACTTCGTCAACCAGCACCTCTTGGAAGCACTGCGCGAAGACACCCTGCAGGCCGCACCACTCTGGTGGCCCGTCTCCCTGACTTCGGATCTGATGCACAGTGCCAGCGCCTGGTTCTTCCTCTCCAGGACCTCTGGCCCTTGA